A single Arcanobacterium canis DNA region contains:
- a CDS encoding Eco29kI family restriction endonuclease, whose translation MSAPFNPLDMRNLAESIVNALDEVEPQPLGELVRFEGAGIYALYYHGPFEAYSLLTEQNRDGSREPIYIGKAVPSGGRRGIAVETKTTALFKRLGDHAKSIVAASNLDIADFRARWLVMEDIWIPLGESAMIRRHTPVWNALLDGFGNHDPGKGRINGVRSKWDTLHPGRPWAGKFPPNPESPAAVAQEVTEYLRSRLA comes from the coding sequence ATGAGTGCCCCGTTCAACCCGCTCGACATGCGCAACCTTGCGGAGTCCATCGTCAACGCCCTCGATGAGGTCGAGCCTCAGCCTCTCGGGGAGCTTGTGCGCTTCGAGGGAGCGGGCATCTACGCGCTCTACTACCACGGTCCCTTTGAGGCGTACTCGCTCCTGACTGAGCAGAACCGAGACGGCAGTCGCGAACCGATCTACATCGGCAAGGCGGTGCCATCAGGCGGACGACGCGGCATAGCGGTCGAGACGAAGACAACAGCTCTCTTCAAGAGACTTGGCGACCACGCGAAGAGCATCGTCGCCGCGTCCAATCTCGACATCGCTGACTTCCGCGCCCGATGGCTCGTCATGGAGGACATCTGGATTCCCCTCGGTGAGTCGGCGATGATCCGTCGGCACACGCCCGTGTGGAACGCTCTCCTCGACGGTTTCGGCAACCACGACCCTGGCAAGGGCCGCATCAATGGCGTCCGCTCCAAGTGGGACACGCTGCACCCGGGTCGCCCGTGGGCTGGCAAGTTCCCACCGAACCCGGAGTCTCCGGCTGCCGTGGCGCAGGAGGTCACGGAATACCTGCGCTCGCGCCTCGCCTGA
- a CDS encoding relaxase/mobilization nuclease domain-containing protein: protein MSITKQTTTVRAAAAIMYVHFGKPANVKQSRAAAWRSDFRSPYDAITKIESMLKGTGRKNQALMIIQSFSKDELDPRDPMTPQIVADAAYALAKEVAPNSPCDVVVHLDSDGGNPHAHITIANVDLVTGKAARENGLAHWVLKKANDKVMREMGLQVLEPAALAHDVNRSRSGEHAEGLTVDELSKNTWREYLADRVDEALLDPRSVDFDSLRAVAREHGVSVEKKTSAKSEAEGRDPSVTYALVDDNDEVRRFGRSKAACTARKLGADYTWSSLHNTINERMMREQEFDDVQGIAEDGEQLDTALRELRAAEEDRKAAPRLGRSPAGDEQAIDERRAGDDHPHERVEIVDAGLGGLVARLAHERRERDQRDAEQAERDAKRARRDRQRQADREAERRLHSQRLRAASTLDDEEARSLAADDGYGLG from the coding sequence ATGAGCATCACGAAGCAGACGACGACGGTGAGAGCAGCCGCCGCGATCATGTACGTGCACTTCGGTAAGCCCGCGAACGTGAAGCAGTCGCGTGCAGCAGCATGGAGATCCGACTTCCGCAGTCCGTACGACGCAATCACAAAAATCGAGTCGATGCTCAAGGGCACGGGGCGTAAGAACCAGGCGCTGATGATCATCCAGTCGTTCTCGAAGGACGAGCTCGATCCTCGTGATCCGATGACGCCTCAGATCGTCGCTGACGCGGCCTACGCACTCGCTAAGGAGGTCGCGCCGAACAGCCCGTGCGATGTCGTCGTGCACCTCGACTCCGACGGCGGAAATCCGCACGCGCACATCACCATCGCGAACGTCGATCTCGTAACGGGCAAAGCAGCCCGTGAGAACGGCCTTGCTCATTGGGTGCTCAAGAAGGCCAACGACAAAGTGATGCGCGAGATGGGCTTGCAGGTTCTTGAACCTGCTGCCCTCGCTCACGATGTGAACCGTTCACGTTCCGGTGAGCACGCCGAAGGGCTCACGGTGGACGAGCTCTCGAAGAACACGTGGAGGGAATACCTCGCGGATCGGGTCGACGAGGCCCTGCTCGACCCTCGCTCGGTGGACTTCGACTCGCTGCGCGCAGTCGCTCGCGAGCACGGGGTCTCCGTGGAGAAGAAGACGAGCGCAAAGAGCGAGGCCGAGGGCCGCGACCCGAGCGTCACCTATGCCCTCGTCGATGACAACGACGAGGTGCGGCGGTTCGGTCGCTCGAAGGCGGCGTGCACGGCACGCAAGCTCGGTGCCGACTACACGTGGAGCTCGCTTCACAACACGATCAATGAACGAATGATGAGAGAACAGGAGTTTGATGATGTCCAGGGCATTGCAGAAGATGGAGAGCAGCTCGACACCGCCCTCCGTGAGCTCAGAGCAGCTGAAGAAGATCGAAAAGCTGCTCCTCGGCTTGGTAGAAGCCCAGCGGGAGACGAGCAGGCGATTGACGAGCGTCGAGCAGGAGATGATCACCCGCACGAACGCGTTGAAATCGTCGATGCGGGCCTCGGAGGTCTCGTTGCCAGACTCGCTCATGAGCGACGTGAACGCGATCAAAGAGACGCTGAACAAGCAGAGCGCGACGCTAAGCGTGCTCGGCGAGACCGTCAGCGACAAGCGGATCGTGAAGCAGAGCGACGGCTCCACAGTCAGCGCCTCCGAGCTGCAAGCACACTCGATGATGAAGAGGCTCGAAGCCTCGCAGCAGACGATGGCTACGGCCTTGGGTGA